GCGGCACGGTCGACCTGCCGGTGGCCACCACCCCGGTCAAGACGACCAAGGAGAGCGTGCAGAAGGCGCTGGACGAGGTCGCCAAGCCCGCCACCGCCGCGCCGCTGATCATCCAGGGCGAGGGCAAGGACGCCACCCTCGCGCCCGAGCAGCTGGCCACCGTGCTGGTGTTCGAGCCGGCCGAGGACGGCAGCCTGACCGCGAAGGTCGACGTCGCCAAGGTGGTCGAGCACGCCGGCCCGCAGCTCAAGGAGACCGAGAAAGAGGGCAAGGACGCCGAGATCGTGTTCGAGGGCGGCCGGCCGGTGGTCAAGGAGTCGGTCGACGGCCTCGGCATCGACTGGGAGAAGTCCCTGGCCACGGCGCTGGACGTGCTCAAGCGCGACAACGACCGGGCGATCAAGGCCGAGTACAAGCACACGCCCGCCAAGGTGACCACCGAGCAGGCGAACAAGATGGGCATCAAGGAGGTCATCGGCGAGTTCCAGACCGGTGGCTTCGTGGCCGCGTCCGGCACGAACATCCGCGTGGTGGCCGAGAAGGTCAACGGCGCGATCGTGAAGCCGGGCGAGACGTTCAGCCTGAACGGCCACACCGGTCCGCGCGGCGTCGCGCAGGGCTACGTCGAGGCGGGCATCATCGAGAACGGCGTCCCGGGCAAGGCGGTCGGCGGCGGCATCTCGCAGTTCGCCACCACGCTCTACAACGCCGCCTACCACGCGGGCATGAAGGACGCGGGCCACAAGGAGCACAGCTACTGGATCTCGCGGTACCCGAAGGGGCGCGAGGCCACCGTGTTCATGGACTCCGCGGGCAACAGCCTGATCGACATCAAGTTCACCAACCCGGACGAGACCGGGGTGGCGATCCAGACGATCTGGACCCCGTCCTCGATCAAGATCGTGCTGTGGGGCACCAAGAACTACGACGTCACCGGGTCCACCAGCGCCGAGTTCAACCCCACCCCGCCGCAGGAGCGCAAGGTCGACAAGCCGGACTGCCAGGCGAGCGGCGGCGCGCCCGGGTTCTCGGTGACCGACACGCGCACCATCACCGACCGCCGCACCGGCCAGACCAGGCAGGAGAGCCGGACGGTCCGGTACGACCCGCAGTTCAAGATCATCTGCGAGCCGCCGCCCAGCGGCTGACCACCGCGGTTCGCGGTAGCCACGAACGGGTATCACCCGATCGTGGCTACCACCGGGCAAGAGGTGCGAAGACATCCCGCCGTGCAGGTCCTCGGGCGGGCCGGGATGGTCTGTTACGGGCTCGTCCACGTGCTCCTGGCCGCTTTGACGGCGCAAGTGGTCCTCGGTGACACCGGGGAGCGGACCGACCAGAAGGGCGCGGTCTCCACGCTGGCCCAGACCTCCCTCGGGCCGGTCCTGCTGTGGGTGCTCGCGATCGGGCTGTTCGCGTTCGCGGTCTGGCAGCTCACCATGGCCGCGTCCGGCTACGGCTGGGTGACCAAGAAGCGCAAGCGCGTCTACCGCAAGTGCGGCTCGGTCGGCCGCGCCATCACCGGCACGGTGATCGGCATCGCGGCGATCGGCTACGCGACCGGTTCGTCGCAGAGCAGTTCGACCGAGCAGTCCCAGACGTGGACCGCGCGGCTGCTGGCCCTGCCGTTCGGCCAGGTCCTGGTGGGCGCGGTGGCGCTGTTCGTGCTCGGTCTCGGCGTGATGGTGGCGCGCAAGGGCGTGAAGAAGTCGTTCGAGGACGACCTGGACATGTCAGAGCTGCCCCCCGCGACCCGGCTGTGGGTCGAGCGGCTCGGCCGGATCGGCTGGATCGGCAAGGGCGCGGCGTACTTCCTCATCGGCGTCCTGGTCGCCTTCGCGGCGATCAACGCCGACCCGTCCGAGTCCGGCGGGATGGACAAGGCGCTGCACACGCTGGCCGCGCAGCCGTACGGGCTGGTCGCGCTGGCCCTGATCGCGGTCGGCTTCCTGGGCTTCGGCGCGTACTGCTTCGCCGCGGCCAAGGCGCACAAGGGCTGAGCGGAGTCGCCTTCGAGGACGGTGCGCGCCACGGGCGTGCACCGTCCTCGAACTTTTTTCGGCGACGATGTCGAGAACCCCGCGCCCGCTCCGTCCCCGGTGCGAGAGCGACCAGAATGGGGTCGCACCACACCGAGGAGAACCACGATGGCCAAGTACCTGCTGCTCAAGCACTACCGCGGCGCGCCGGCGGCGGTCAACGACGTGCCGATGGACCGGTGGACGCCGGAGGAGATCTCGGCGCACGTGCGGTACATGAGGGACTTCGCGGCCCGGCTGGAGGAGACCGGCGAGTACGTCGACGGCCAGGCGCTCGCCCCCGAGGGGACGTTCGTCCGGTACGACGGCGAGGGCCGGCCGCCGATGACCGACGGGCCGTTCGCCGAGACCAAGGACGTCATCGCCGGCTGGATGGTCATCGACGTCGACAGCTACGACCGCGCCGTCGAGCTGGCCGGCGAGCTGTCGGCCGCGCCCGGCGCGGGCGGGGAGCCGATCCACGAGTGGCTGGAACTGCGCCCGTTCCTGTCCACGCCGCCCACCATCACCGAGTGACCCCTGGGATGGACGAGGCGACGTTCCGCGGCCTCACGCCCGAAGTGCTCGCGATCCTCGGCCGCCGCGGAGCCGACTTCGCGGCGGCCGAGGACGCCGTGCAGGACGCGCTGGTCGAGGCGGTCCGCACCTGGCCCGCCGACCCGCCGCGGGACCCGAAGGGCTGGCTGGTCACCGTCGCGTGGCGCCGGTTCCTCGACGCGACCAGGTCGGACGCCGCCCGCCGCCGGCGCGAGGACCTGGTGGACGAGGAGCCCGCGCCCGGCCCCGCGGTCGCGGTGGACGACACGCTGCAGCTGTACTTCCTGTGCGCCCACCCGTCGCTGACGCCGTCGTCCGCGGTGGCGCTCACGCTGCGGGCCGTCGGCGGGCTGACCACCCGCCAGATCGCCGAGGCGTACCTGGTGCCCGAGGCGACCATGGCGCAGCGCATCAGCCGCGCCAAGCGCACGGTGTCCGAGACGCGGTTCGACCGGCCCGGCGACGTCGCCACCGTGCTGCGGGTGCTGTACCTGGTGTTCAACGAGGGCTACTCCGGCGACGTCGACCTGGCCGCCGAGGCGATCCGGCTGACCCGCCGGCTCGCCGCCGCGATCGACCACCCGGAGGTGGCCGGCCTGCTCGCCCTCATGCTGCTCCACCACGCCCGCCGCGCCACCCGCACCGCGCCGGACGGCAGCCTCGTCCCCCTCGCCGACCAGGACCGCGGCCGCTGGGACACCTCGGCGATCGCCGAGGGCGTGCGCATCCTGCACACCGCCCTGTCCCGCGACCGGCTGGGCGAGTTCCAGGCCCAGGCCGCCATCGCCGCGCTGCACGCCGACGCGCCCGTCGCGGCGGAGACCGACTGGGTGCAGATCGTGGAGTGGTACGACGAGCTGGCCCGCCTCACCGACAGCCCGGTCGTCCGGCTGAACCGCGCGGTGGCCGTGGGCGAGGCCGACGGGCCGCGGGCCGGGCTGGCCGCGCTCTCGTCGCTGGACCCGTCCCTGCCCCGGCACGCGGCGGTGGCGGCGTACCTGCACGAGCGGGACGGCGACGTGGCCGGGGCGGCCCGGCTGTACGTGGAGGCGGCCGGCAAGGCGTCCAACCTGGCCGAGCGCGAGCACCTGACGCGCCAGGCCGCCCGGCTCAACACCCGCCGGGACCGCTGACGGGTCGGGCACCCTTGGCCGCATGATCGACGAATTCGCGAAGGAGTACCTGCACGGCGACCTGAAGGAGGTCCGCGAGGCGGTGCTGCGGAAGCTCGACGGACTGCCCGAGTACGACGTCCGCCGCCCCCTCGATCGCCGCCCTCGCCATCGACTCACCCGGCCACGTGCCGTGGTGGCCGCGCCCCGACGTGCTGCTGTTCAACGTCCTGGTCCACGTGCTCACCGAGACCAACCGGCACGCCGGACACGCCGACATCCTGCGCGAAAAGCTGGACGGCGCGGTGGAGATGGACGCGGAGGCCCTGGCCCGGCGCGGGCAGGACGCGACCTTCTGGGCGAACCGCCGTGCGGAGGTCGAACGCGCCGCCAGGGCCGCCGGCTCCTGACACGTCCCGTGGTGGGACCGGCACCGGCAACACCGGCGGCGGCTACCGCTGAGCCCGGCCGCTGGTCACGCGCACCGATCGCGGTGGCCGCCGGTCAGCGAGGCGACAACCCGCAGGTCACGGTGGTGATCGAGCAGAGCCGGGTATCCGGGGGCAGCCGTCCAAGCACCGGGCCCGACCGGCAACGGACCGAGCCGCCCACCGCTAAGCCGACCTGCTCCGGCAACACCGGCGGCGGCCCCGCTGCAGCTCGCCCTCCACTACCAGGCCGCCACCCCCACCCCCGCCAAAGCAAAAGCAGGGGTCCCCGCCAAGGGGACCCCTGCTTTTATCTTGCCCGAGGGGTCTGACAATTCCGGCCGAGGCCGGAGGTCAGAAGGACGCCTCGTCGACGTCCATCAGGGCGTTGTCGGTGTTCTCGGTGATCTTGCGGCGGGCGGTCAGCTCGGGCAGGACGGACTTGGCGAAGAACGACGCCACCGCGACCTTGCCCTCGTAGAACGCCTTGTCCCTCGCCGACACCGGCGCCTCGCCGCCCAGCTTGCCCAGCGCCACGTCGGCCTGGCGCAGCAGCAGCCAGCCCACCAGCACGTCACCCGCGGTCATCAGCAGGCGCACGGTGTTCTGGCCGACCTTGTACAGGTTGCGCACGTCCTCCTGCGAGCTGGTCAGGAAGCCGACCAGCGCGCCGAGCATGCCCTGGAGGTCTTCGAGCG
This genomic window from Saccharothrix sp. HUAS TT1 contains:
- a CDS encoding VanW family protein, translated to MVDQDTGADDAEARRKRLRKGGLIAAAVLGVLVVLYGLDLVVSGGNVPRGVTVAGVDVGGLSHPEAEQRLRDEIGPRLAAPVKARAGDVETEVDPQAAGLELDWTATLDRAGSQPLSPITRVTSFFTSREVGFATRSDDAKLSTALEALRAQTDHEPAEGAIRFEGATPVAVDPKQGQKLDVPGASEQLLAHWADGGTVDLPVATTPVKTTKESVQKALDEVAKPATAAPLIIQGEGKDATLAPEQLATVLVFEPAEDGSLTAKVDVAKVVEHAGPQLKETEKEGKDAEIVFEGGRPVVKESVDGLGIDWEKSLATALDVLKRDNDRAIKAEYKHTPAKVTTEQANKMGIKEVIGEFQTGGFVAASGTNIRVVAEKVNGAIVKPGETFSLNGHTGPRGVAQGYVEAGIIENGVPGKAVGGGISQFATTLYNAAYHAGMKDAGHKEHSYWISRYPKGREATVFMDSAGNSLIDIKFTNPDETGVAIQTIWTPSSIKIVLWGTKNYDVTGSTSAEFNPTPPQERKVDKPDCQASGGAPGFSVTDTRTITDRRTGQTRQESRTVRYDPQFKIICEPPPSG
- a CDS encoding DUF1206 domain-containing protein, with product MATTGQEVRRHPAVQVLGRAGMVCYGLVHVLLAALTAQVVLGDTGERTDQKGAVSTLAQTSLGPVLLWVLAIGLFAFAVWQLTMAASGYGWVTKKRKRVYRKCGSVGRAITGTVIGIAAIGYATGSSQSSSTEQSQTWTARLLALPFGQVLVGAVALFVLGLGVMVARKGVKKSFEDDLDMSELPPATRLWVERLGRIGWIGKGAAYFLIGVLVAFAAINADPSESGGMDKALHTLAAQPYGLVALALIAVGFLGFGAYCFAAAKAHKG
- a CDS encoding YciI family protein, with product MAKYLLLKHYRGAPAAVNDVPMDRWTPEEISAHVRYMRDFAARLEETGEYVDGQALAPEGTFVRYDGEGRPPMTDGPFAETKDVIAGWMVIDVDSYDRAVELAGELSAAPGAGGEPIHEWLELRPFLSTPPTITE
- a CDS encoding RNA polymerase sigma factor, with protein sequence MDEATFRGLTPEVLAILGRRGADFAAAEDAVQDALVEAVRTWPADPPRDPKGWLVTVAWRRFLDATRSDAARRRREDLVDEEPAPGPAVAVDDTLQLYFLCAHPSLTPSSAVALTLRAVGGLTTRQIAEAYLVPEATMAQRISRAKRTVSETRFDRPGDVATVLRVLYLVFNEGYSGDVDLAAEAIRLTRRLAAAIDHPEVAGLLALMLLHHARRATRTAPDGSLVPLADQDRGRWDTSAIAEGVRILHTALSRDRLGEFQAQAAIAALHADAPVAAETDWVQIVEWYDELARLTDSPVVRLNRAVAVGEADGPRAGLAALSSLDPSLPRHAAVAAYLHERDGDVAGAARLYVEAAGKASNLAEREHLTRQAARLNTRRDR